One window of the Archangium primigenium genome contains the following:
- a CDS encoding DUF4846 domain-containing protein: protein MTPRPGRLLGLALVLLGCVPGVAASSEPRVPTREERARYAWLTPTRAVLPLAEALPAPEGSTRLPVEPGSFGAWLRGLPVRPPGTPVRDFRGEEILPAGHPALGAVAELDVAPVNLQQCADSIIRLHAEWLWSRREPEKIAYRFTSGDVAAWSKYAAGERARVSGSKVTWVKNGPVDASRAAFQRYLDLVFTYAGTLSLETVKQRPSREDVRPGDFFVLGGSPGHAVLVLDVARDARGRRVALLGQGFIPAQDFHVLSPGGDSAPWFSLDGDTVATPFWKPFPWTALRRW, encoded by the coding sequence ATGACGCCGCGCCCGGGTCGCCTCCTGGGGCTCGCCCTGGTGCTGCTGGGCTGCGTGCCGGGCGTGGCGGCCTCCTCCGAGCCGCGGGTGCCCACGCGCGAGGAGCGGGCCCGGTACGCCTGGCTGACGCCGACACGCGCCGTCCTCCCACTGGCCGAGGCCTTGCCCGCCCCCGAGGGCTCCACGCGCCTGCCCGTGGAGCCGGGGTCCTTCGGGGCGTGGCTGCGGGGCCTGCCCGTGCGCCCCCCGGGGACGCCGGTGCGCGACTTCCGCGGGGAGGAGATCCTCCCGGCCGGGCACCCGGCGCTGGGCGCGGTGGCCGAGCTGGACGTGGCGCCGGTCAACCTCCAGCAGTGCGCGGACTCCATCATCCGCCTGCATGCCGAGTGGCTGTGGTCCCGGCGCGAGCCGGAGAAGATCGCCTACCGCTTCACCAGTGGGGACGTGGCGGCCTGGTCGAAGTACGCGGCGGGCGAGCGCGCGCGGGTGTCCGGCAGCAAGGTGACGTGGGTGAAGAACGGCCCGGTGGACGCGTCACGCGCCGCCTTCCAGCGCTACCTGGACCTGGTCTTCACCTACGCGGGGACGCTGTCGCTAGAGACCGTGAAACAGCGGCCCTCGCGCGAGGACGTGCGGCCCGGGGACTTCTTCGTCCTGGGGGGCAGCCCGGGCCACGCGGTGCTGGTGCTGGACGTGGCACGTGACGCGCGCGGTCGACGCGTGGCGCTGCTCGGCCAGGGCTTCATTCCCGCGCAGGACTTCCACGTGCTCTCGCCGGGCGGGGACTCGGCGCCGTGGTTCTCCCTCGATGGGGACACGGTGGCCACGCCGTTCTGGAAGCCCTTTCCCTGGACCGCGTTGCGCCGCTGGTGA
- the hscA gene encoding Fe-S protein assembly chaperone HscA, with protein MSKNGYLQIHDPLKPKGHAVGIDLGTTNSLVASVLQGKPRCFVADEGDSLLLPSVVHYGKDGGVVVGARARGLVAEHPTDTIVSVKRFMGRGPDDPETRKLGAYQFVPGGKVVRFQVAGGQPVTPIEVSGEILRALKRRAETHFSGRVEQAVITVPAYFDDAQRQATKDAGRLAGLDVLRLLNEPTAAALAYGLDKGSQGTFAVYDLGGGTFDISILKLVDGVFEVKSTGGDSALGGDDFDRAIAQRVLEALGETAPGAGLVAEVLATSRRAKEALTLQAEVEVAVGAHRQTVRREDLETWIRPLLQKTGAVCRRALKDAGVQASELDGVILVGGSTRVPAVRAYVAEIFGREPLGDIDPDQVVALGAAVQADLLTNEDRQDEVLLLDVNPLSLGLETMGGIVERLIARNSTIPAAAAQVFTTFKDGQTGLDIHVLQGERDLVEDCRSLARFTLSGIPPMTAGMARVEVRFQVDADGILSVSAKEQSTGATQTITVKPSHGLSDEEIETMLLDSIDHAEDDIQARQVREQRVEAERVLTEAQRQLGQHATLLEEGERARIEADMARVRERAQGNDSQAIKDAIHALDEGCKPFVERIMNHAVTQVVAGHSVEEF; from the coding sequence GTGAGCAAGAACGGCTACCTGCAGATTCATGACCCGCTCAAGCCCAAGGGGCACGCGGTGGGGATCGACCTGGGCACCACCAACTCGCTCGTGGCGAGTGTGCTCCAGGGCAAGCCCCGCTGCTTCGTGGCGGACGAGGGGGACAGCCTGCTGCTGCCCTCGGTGGTGCACTACGGCAAGGACGGCGGCGTGGTGGTGGGCGCGCGCGCCCGGGGGCTCGTGGCCGAGCACCCCACGGACACCATCGTCTCCGTGAAGCGCTTCATGGGCCGCGGCCCGGACGACCCCGAGACGCGCAAGCTCGGCGCCTACCAGTTCGTGCCCGGCGGCAAGGTGGTGCGCTTCCAGGTGGCCGGAGGCCAGCCGGTGACGCCCATCGAGGTGTCCGGCGAAATCCTCCGCGCCCTCAAGCGCCGCGCGGAGACGCACTTCTCCGGTCGCGTGGAGCAGGCCGTCATCACCGTGCCCGCCTACTTCGATGACGCCCAGCGTCAGGCCACCAAGGACGCGGGGCGGCTGGCGGGCCTGGACGTGCTGCGCCTGCTCAACGAGCCCACCGCGGCGGCGCTCGCCTACGGCCTGGACAAGGGCAGCCAGGGCACCTTCGCGGTGTACGACCTGGGCGGCGGCACCTTCGACATCTCCATCCTCAAGCTGGTGGACGGCGTCTTCGAGGTGAAGAGCACCGGCGGCGACTCGGCGCTCGGCGGCGACGACTTCGACCGGGCCATCGCCCAGCGCGTGTTGGAGGCGCTCGGGGAGACGGCGCCCGGCGCGGGCCTCGTGGCCGAGGTGCTCGCCACCTCCCGCCGGGCCAAGGAGGCCCTCACCCTCCAGGCCGAGGTGGAGGTGGCCGTGGGCGCCCACCGCCAGACGGTGCGGCGCGAGGACCTGGAGACGTGGATCCGCCCCCTGCTGCAGAAGACGGGCGCGGTGTGCCGCCGGGCCCTCAAGGACGCGGGCGTGCAGGCCTCGGAGCTCGACGGCGTCATCCTCGTGGGCGGCTCCACCCGGGTGCCCGCCGTGCGCGCCTACGTGGCGGAAATCTTCGGCCGCGAGCCCCTGGGCGACATCGACCCGGACCAGGTGGTGGCGCTCGGCGCCGCCGTCCAGGCGGACCTTCTCACCAACGAGGACCGCCAGGACGAGGTGCTGCTCCTCGACGTGAACCCCCTGTCCCTGGGCCTGGAGACCATGGGCGGAATCGTGGAGCGGCTGATTGCCCGCAACTCCACCATCCCCGCCGCCGCCGCCCAGGTCTTCACGACCTTCAAGGACGGCCAGACGGGCCTGGACATCCACGTGCTCCAGGGCGAGCGCGACCTCGTGGAGGACTGCCGGAGCCTCGCCCGCTTCACGCTGAGTGGCATTCCGCCCATGACGGCGGGTATGGCCCGGGTGGAGGTGCGCTTCCAGGTGGACGCGGACGGCATCCTGTCCGTGAGCGCCAAGGAGCAGAGCACCGGCGCCACCCAGACCATCACCGTCAAGCCGAGCCATGGCCTGTCCGACGAGGAGATCGAGACCATGCTGCTCGACTCCATCGACCACGCCGAGGACGACATCCAGGCGCGCCAGGTGCGCGAGCAGCGGGTGGAGGCCGAGCGCGTGCTCACCGAGGCCCAGCGGCAGCTCGGGCAGCACGCCACCCTGCTCGAGGAGGGGGAGCGCGCCCGCATCGAGGCCGACATGGCCCGGGTGCGCGAGCGGGCCCAGGGCAACGACTCCCAGGCCATCAAGGACGCCATCCACGCCCTGGACGAGGGGTGCAAGCCCTTCGTCGAGCGCATCATGAACCATGCCGTGACGCAGGTCGTCGCGGGCCACTCGGTCGAGGAGTTCTGA
- the mvaD gene encoding diphosphomevalonate decarboxylase: MKATALAHPNLALVKYWGKRDDALILPHQSSLSLTLSPLAVRTSVAFGVGESDAVELNGYVARGSERDRVLRVLDHVRAEAKDKKLGAARMVSRGDFPASAGLASSAAGFAALAVAARAAAGLPADPRAASLLARLGSGSACRSVQGGLCEWMRGERPDGTDSYAVQRFDEKHWPELRMVVAIVSRDEKEVKSRDGMKNAVETSPYYAAWTKDAEAEVLHARDYIARKDLQALGEMCERNAWRMHATSLAADPPLCYLMPATLALIHSLREQRKKGVPVWFTLDAGPNPCILTDAAHEVAAEAVARACGATEVVRCVPGGDARLLEEHLF, from the coding sequence ATGAAGGCCACCGCCCTGGCGCATCCCAACCTCGCGCTGGTGAAGTACTGGGGCAAGCGCGACGACGCGCTCATCCTGCCCCACCAGTCGAGCCTGTCGCTGACGCTCTCGCCCCTGGCGGTGCGCACGTCCGTGGCCTTCGGCGTGGGCGAGTCCGACGCCGTGGAGCTCAACGGCTACGTGGCCCGGGGCAGCGAGCGGGACCGCGTGCTGCGCGTGCTGGACCACGTGCGCGCCGAGGCCAAGGACAAGAAGCTGGGGGCGGCGCGCATGGTGTCGCGCGGCGACTTCCCGGCGTCCGCGGGGCTGGCGAGCAGCGCGGCGGGCTTCGCGGCCCTCGCGGTGGCGGCGCGCGCGGCGGCGGGCCTTCCGGCGGACCCCCGCGCGGCGAGCCTCCTGGCGCGCCTGGGCAGCGGCTCGGCGTGCCGCAGCGTGCAGGGCGGCCTGTGCGAGTGGATGCGCGGCGAGCGTCCGGATGGCACGGACAGCTACGCGGTGCAGCGCTTCGACGAGAAGCACTGGCCGGAGCTGCGCATGGTGGTGGCCATCGTCAGCCGCGACGAGAAGGAAGTGAAGTCGCGCGACGGCATGAAGAACGCCGTGGAGACGAGCCCCTACTACGCGGCGTGGACGAAGGACGCCGAGGCCGAGGTGCTGCACGCCCGCGACTACATCGCGCGCAAGGACTTGCAGGCGCTCGGCGAGATGTGCGAGCGCAACGCGTGGCGGATGCACGCCACGTCGCTCGCGGCGGATCCGCCCCTCTGCTACCTCATGCCGGCCACGCTCGCGCTCATCCACTCGCTGCGCGAGCAGCGCAAGAAGGGCGTGCCGGTGTGGTTCACCCTGGACGCCGGTCCCAACCCCTGCATCCTCACGGACGCGGCCCACGAGGTGGCGGCCGAGGCCGTGGCCCGCGCCTGCGGCGCCACCGAGGTGGTGCGGTGCGTGCCGGGCGGTGACGCGCGGCTGCTCGAGGAGCACCTGTTCTGA
- a CDS encoding lysylphosphatidylglycerol synthase transmembrane domain-containing protein: MKQPGGRAVLKALLVVVGVVLSVILVASAFFTWNPGGPGPLLVPRFSWGRFLRELPSHLAWFIPFLILSAAMLPLRAIQWQTTLSKRVPLLERYHLVAIGAFTHNALPGKLGDFIRCFLLSRTQRIPFVQALGSVAVCKLLEFVALMVLVFVSFLGPFGDTMASFAGPLRIALGVCVGLMALVVVLAHYALPMARWLDRKRRLPRASNLLAHVSEGLGTARSFRGMARALVFSVGPVLAPALAYGLALHGLGVKGGLFAGAVVLGAIALGQAIPGVPAGMGIYYFVTSWAARSLGASDEDAAAFAALTHLGTAFSQVSLGALSVRLRGIRIRDLRKGGSLARDAANHVAHESVSPHHSPA; the protein is encoded by the coding sequence ATGAAACAACCCGGCGGACGTGCCGTGCTCAAGGCGCTGCTGGTCGTGGTGGGGGTGGTGCTGTCGGTCATCCTCGTGGCCAGCGCGTTCTTCACCTGGAACCCGGGGGGCCCGGGGCCCTTGCTCGTGCCGCGCTTTTCCTGGGGGCGCTTCCTGCGGGAGCTGCCCTCGCACCTGGCGTGGTTCATCCCGTTCCTCATCCTGTCCGCGGCCATGCTCCCGCTGCGGGCCATCCAGTGGCAGACGACGCTGAGCAAGCGGGTGCCCCTGCTGGAGCGCTACCACCTGGTGGCCATCGGCGCCTTCACCCACAACGCGCTGCCCGGCAAGCTGGGGGACTTCATCCGCTGCTTCCTGCTGTCGCGCACCCAGCGCATTCCCTTCGTGCAGGCGCTGGGCTCGGTGGCGGTGTGCAAGCTGCTGGAGTTCGTGGCCCTCATGGTGCTCGTGTTCGTGTCCTTCCTGGGACCCTTCGGCGACACCATGGCGAGCTTCGCGGGGCCGCTGCGCATCGCCCTGGGGGTGTGCGTGGGCCTCATGGCCCTGGTGGTGGTCCTGGCCCACTACGCGCTGCCGATGGCCCGCTGGCTGGACCGCAAGCGCCGGCTGCCCCGGGCGAGCAACCTGTTGGCCCACGTGTCCGAGGGCCTGGGCACCGCGCGCAGCTTCCGGGGCATGGCCCGGGCGCTCGTCTTCTCCGTGGGGCCCGTCCTGGCGCCCGCCCTGGCCTATGGGCTGGCGTTGCACGGCCTGGGGGTGAAGGGGGGGCTGTTCGCGGGCGCCGTGGTCCTGGGGGCCATCGCGCTCGGCCAGGCCATCCCCGGCGTGCCCGCGGGCATGGGCATCTACTACTTCGTCACCAGCTGGGCGGCGCGCTCCCTGGGGGCCTCGGACGAGGACGCGGCGGCGTTCGCGGCCCTCACCCACCTGGGCACGGCCTTCTCCCAGGTGTCGCTCGGGGCCCTGTCCGTGCGCCTGCGCGGCATCCGGATCCGCGACCTGCGCAAGGGCGGCAGCCTGGCCCGGGACGCGGCCAACCACGTGGCCCACGAATCGGTGAGTCCGCACCACAGCCCGGCGTGA
- a CDS encoding 2Fe-2S iron-sulfur cluster-binding protein: MPKVHFKSPLDDVTVDVAPHTTLLDAAEKAGAHVGHSCGGVCACSTCHIWIRKGMESLSEQRDDEADRLDMGFDVRPYSRLSCQTEVGAEDVQVEITEESITAYLDENPVLRRQLTSEGKWPLKK, encoded by the coding sequence GTGCCCAAGGTCCACTTCAAGAGCCCCCTGGATGACGTCACCGTGGACGTCGCCCCCCACACCACCCTCTTGGACGCCGCCGAGAAGGCCGGCGCCCACGTGGGCCACTCCTGTGGCGGCGTCTGCGCCTGCTCCACCTGCCACATCTGGATCCGCAAGGGCATGGAGTCCCTGTCCGAGCAGCGCGACGACGAGGCGGACCGGCTGGACATGGGCTTCGACGTGCGCCCCTACTCCCGCCTGTCCTGCCAGACGGAGGTGGGCGCGGAGGACGTCCAGGTGGAGATCACCGAGGAGTCCATCACCGCCTACCTGGACGAGAACCCGGTCCTGCGCCGGCAGCTCACGTCCGAGGGAAAATGGCCCCTGAAGAAGTAG
- a CDS encoding alkaline phosphatase family protein, producing MNEVMEAQLQSWARRYVRQVASRVRPVSASRRRKLLVVHLDGVPKTALEEALRSRQMPFLAGLVNSGAYALDEAFWGSPASTPAFQGGFLYGHRHPNLPAYSWFDRELGRRVQMNTPADALAIEARLGARPGTSLLSEGGHTYFSLFQAQATNRLCMSTLADFKVMKRSLRYEMDGVLAGRTRGPLDYLRSLGRDAWNAFHEVRRWARAQGDWRHEHGYLLSRVFLQRLGWSFAHTKAMVDMVRGVPIVYLVYGNYDEVAHRRGPRSEQALEELRRVDAYLGELHAVAHAVEPGYDVVILSDHGHVDSEAIEKRTGQRLEKLLLEGAPLPVAEDVRRGLLDGRSPEASLAPRAPSEPVVVESGNFSHVYLTRERQPLEAAELLAHFPDVLGRATRHPDIGIVVVRRRDEAVALIGGQVYGAEDVVYAPLPAEFSPRAVADYLRELPHMPTAGDLVLFGQAVPQGGTVGFAWEFGSHGGLTRTETGSLICWPRSLPVDLSSLGHCAELHERLSSVYRDGPRPRREAGLLEWEEAHP from the coding sequence GTGAACGAGGTGATGGAGGCGCAACTTCAGTCCTGGGCACGGCGCTACGTGCGTCAAGTGGCCTCGCGGGTCCGTCCGGTGTCGGCTTCCCGACGGCGCAAGCTGCTCGTCGTCCACCTCGACGGCGTGCCCAAGACGGCCCTGGAAGAGGCCTTGCGCTCGCGGCAGATGCCCTTCCTCGCGGGCCTGGTGAACTCGGGGGCCTACGCGCTGGACGAGGCCTTCTGGGGCTCGCCCGCATCCACGCCGGCCTTCCAGGGCGGGTTCCTCTACGGCCACCGCCATCCCAACCTGCCCGCCTACAGCTGGTTCGATCGGGAGTTGGGCCGCCGGGTGCAGATGAACACCCCAGCGGACGCGCTCGCCATCGAGGCGCGGCTGGGGGCTCGCCCGGGCACGAGCCTGCTGTCCGAGGGCGGCCACACCTACTTCTCGCTCTTCCAGGCCCAGGCCACCAACCGCCTGTGCATGAGCACCCTGGCGGACTTCAAGGTCATGAAGCGCAGCCTGCGCTACGAGATGGACGGCGTGCTCGCGGGCCGCACCCGGGGGCCGCTCGACTATCTGCGCTCGCTGGGCCGGGACGCGTGGAACGCCTTCCACGAGGTGCGCCGGTGGGCGCGCGCCCAGGGCGACTGGCGCCACGAGCACGGCTATCTCCTGAGCCGCGTCTTCCTGCAGCGGCTCGGCTGGAGCTTCGCGCACACCAAGGCGATGGTGGACATGGTGCGGGGGGTGCCCATCGTCTACCTCGTCTATGGCAACTATGACGAGGTCGCCCACCGCCGCGGGCCCCGCTCCGAGCAGGCGCTCGAGGAGCTGCGGCGCGTGGATGCATACCTCGGCGAATTGCACGCCGTGGCCCACGCGGTCGAGCCCGGCTACGACGTGGTCATTCTCTCGGACCACGGCCACGTGGACAGCGAGGCCATCGAGAAGCGTACCGGCCAGCGCCTGGAGAAGCTCCTCTTGGAGGGCGCGCCCCTGCCCGTGGCCGAGGACGTGCGGCGAGGGCTGCTCGATGGGCGGAGCCCCGAGGCCTCCCTGGCCCCGCGCGCGCCCTCGGAGCCCGTGGTGGTGGAGTCCGGCAACTTCTCGCACGTCTACCTGACGCGGGAGCGGCAGCCGCTGGAGGCCGCCGAGCTGCTCGCGCACTTCCCGGACGTGCTGGGCCGGGCCACGCGCCATCCGGACATCGGCATCGTGGTGGTGCGCCGGCGCGACGAGGCGGTGGCCCTCATTGGCGGCCAAGTCTACGGGGCGGAGGACGTCGTCTACGCGCCCCTGCCCGCGGAGTTCTCGCCCCGGGCGGTGGCGGACTACCTGCGGGAGCTGCCCCACATGCCCACGGCGGGCGACCTGGTGCTCTTCGGGCAGGCGGTGCCCCAGGGCGGCACGGTGGGCTTCGCCTGGGAGTTCGGCTCGCACGGCGGGCTCACCCGCACGGAAACGGGCAGCCTCATCTGCTGGCCACGCTCGTTGCCGGTGGACCTGTCGTCCCTGGGCCACTGCGCCGAGCTGCATGAGCGGTTGTCGAGCGTCTATCGCGACGGGCCCCGTCCCCGGCGGGAGGCGGGGCTCCTGGAATGGGAGGAGGCCCATCCATGA
- a CDS encoding mevalonate kinase: MERALSAPGKLFVSGEYAVLWGGVSRVAAIGPRTGALVRRRPDSRVHVCLEEGTLAGRTTPLGVKWEREVPPGFSFVARTLDEALRLHGRESVGFDLALAPSAVGPNGLKLGMGGSACATVLAADAVRFVLEERFDALKLALVAHTAQQNGKGSGGDVATSHAGGMVRYRRYPVSGLIEASSAGGYRAAVDAAPSVDVWRLPPPQVSLGYAFTGESASTRVLISQVEAKWGETGRQDFVRRSDAVGQEIERGLGGGDFRAFAEAVREQQALLLELGPLETESMRRVLSLAASYDCAGKQSGAGGGDGCILFAPDAQKRAALLEGIRARGFHTLELDLEPGVRGESHVEPALRSWLDAVR; the protein is encoded by the coding sequence ATGGAGCGCGCGCTCTCGGCCCCGGGAAAGCTGTTCGTGTCGGGCGAGTACGCCGTGCTGTGGGGCGGCGTGTCGCGCGTGGCGGCCATCGGTCCCCGGACGGGAGCGCTCGTGCGCCGTCGCCCGGACAGCCGCGTGCACGTGTGCCTGGAGGAGGGCACGCTCGCGGGCCGCACCACGCCCCTGGGCGTGAAGTGGGAGCGCGAGGTGCCTCCGGGCTTCTCCTTCGTGGCGCGCACGCTCGACGAGGCCCTGCGGCTGCACGGGCGCGAGAGCGTGGGCTTCGATCTGGCGCTGGCGCCCTCGGCGGTGGGGCCCAACGGCCTCAAGCTGGGTATGGGCGGCAGCGCGTGCGCCACGGTGCTCGCGGCGGACGCGGTGCGCTTCGTGTTGGAGGAGCGCTTCGACGCGCTCAAGCTGGCGCTCGTGGCGCACACCGCGCAGCAGAACGGCAAGGGCAGCGGCGGCGACGTGGCGACGAGTCACGCGGGCGGCATGGTGCGCTACCGGCGCTACCCCGTGTCCGGCCTCATCGAGGCCTCGAGCGCCGGGGGCTATCGCGCGGCGGTGGACGCCGCCCCGTCGGTGGACGTGTGGCGGCTGCCTCCGCCCCAGGTGTCCCTGGGTTATGCCTTCACGGGGGAGAGCGCCTCGACGCGCGTGCTCATCTCCCAGGTGGAGGCGAAGTGGGGCGAGACGGGCCGCCAGGACTTCGTGCGGCGCTCGGACGCGGTGGGCCAGGAGATCGAGCGCGGCCTGGGCGGCGGGGACTTCCGCGCCTTCGCCGAGGCGGTGCGCGAGCAGCAGGCGCTCTTGCTGGAACTGGGCCCCCTGGAGACCGAGTCCATGCGGCGGGTGCTGAGCCTCGCCGCGTCCTACGACTGCGCGGGCAAGCAGTCCGGCGCCGGGGGAGGGGACGGGTGCATCCTGTTCGCCCCCGACGCGCAGAAGCGGGCCGCGCTGCTGGAGGGCATCCGCGCGCGGGGCTTCCACACCCTGGAGCTCGACTTGGAGCCCGGGGTGCGGGGAGAGTCCCACGTGGAGCCGGCCCTGCGCTCCTGGCTCGACGCCGTCCGATGA
- the mvk gene encoding mevalonate kinase — translation MDKNSGFVGFGAGKVILLGEHSVVYGYPALAGPLSRGVTARGEASNKCQLVIPDALMPEQRKVLKAAFGRAMAVCDEPGVKVTFNTDLPLSMGLGSSGALSVACARVLLQAAGRKGSPAEVASVAWEMEQEFHGTPSGVDHTTSTMEQLILYRRKPGAETGRAKVVESPKPVRLVVVMAGARSPTKTTVGALRERQKRWSDRYQRVFREIGLLASEGAEAVEEGDLEGLGDVMNVNHGLLAALGLSSPGLDDMVHRLRGMGALGAKLTGAGGDGGAVIGLFPETEPVVHELTRQGYRCFDSQLAGPRSEGARGAA, via the coding sequence ATGGACAAGAACAGCGGTTTCGTGGGTTTTGGTGCCGGCAAGGTCATCCTGCTGGGCGAGCACAGCGTGGTGTACGGCTACCCGGCGCTGGCCGGCCCGCTCTCGCGCGGCGTGACGGCGCGGGGCGAGGCGTCCAACAAGTGCCAGCTCGTCATTCCGGACGCGCTGATGCCCGAGCAGCGCAAGGTGCTCAAGGCCGCGTTCGGCCGCGCCATGGCGGTGTGTGACGAGCCGGGCGTCAAGGTGACGTTCAACACGGACCTGCCCCTGTCCATGGGCCTGGGCAGCTCCGGCGCCCTGTCGGTGGCGTGCGCGCGGGTGCTCCTGCAGGCCGCCGGGCGCAAGGGCTCGCCGGCCGAGGTCGCCAGCGTGGCCTGGGAGATGGAGCAGGAGTTCCACGGCACGCCGTCCGGGGTGGATCACACGACGAGCACCATGGAGCAGCTCATCCTCTACCGCCGCAAGCCGGGCGCCGAGACGGGCCGGGCCAAGGTGGTGGAGAGCCCCAAGCCGGTGCGGCTGGTGGTGGTGATGGCCGGCGCGCGCAGCCCCACGAAGACGACCGTGGGCGCGCTGCGCGAGCGCCAGAAGCGCTGGTCGGATCGCTACCAGCGCGTCTTCCGGGAGATCGGCCTGTTGGCCTCCGAGGGCGCCGAGGCGGTGGAGGAGGGCGACCTGGAGGGGCTGGGGGACGTGATGAACGTCAACCACGGCCTGCTCGCGGCGCTGGGCCTGTCCTCGCCGGGCCTGGACGACATGGTGCACCGGCTGCGCGGCATGGGCGCGCTGGGCGCCAAGCTCACGGGCGCCGGCGGTGATGGCGGCGCGGTGATCGGCCTGTTCCCCGAGACGGAGCCGGTGGTGCACGAGCTGACCCGTCAGGGCTACCGCTGCTTCGACAGCCAGCTCGCGGGGCCTCGCTCCGAGGGCGCGCGGGGCGCGGCATGA
- the omp85 gene encoding Omp85 family outer membrane protein: MLSTALLLTTLATAPSPSLELPAPATAPAPVAPRKENGADAIVLPLVAYNSDLGFTYGGVAGAYLYGSGYAPYRHAIAIQALFTSRGQQNHYLRYDGPRLIGPLRLEMRLEYRRELRSPFYGAGNVSAQDFSGNENQERFNYSKGSPGAWLRLRGKPWGETHPFQSYVGYGWRYTQVSPFDASILQDTKPVGYEGGATGQLTVGALWDTRDNESDPVRGGVEEVSLRVSGSATGSRYQYGGLTLSERRFWQVGSRVVLAQRLTLDALFGEVPFFEWVNTGGVTFTEGIGGMSSVRGIERNRFAGNVKAFSNTEVRVRAFDFNLFGAPVYTGGVAFVDVGRVWHPGTVDGPWWKWHPGVGAGVRVARRAAVVRFDWAMSPETLRHRIYLNFGHMF; encoded by the coding sequence ATGCTCTCGACCGCGCTGCTGCTGACAACGCTGGCCACGGCCCCCTCCCCTTCCCTGGAGCTGCCCGCCCCGGCCACCGCGCCGGCGCCGGTCGCGCCCCGGAAGGAGAACGGCGCGGATGCCATCGTGCTGCCGCTCGTGGCCTACAACTCGGACCTGGGCTTCACCTATGGCGGCGTGGCCGGCGCGTACCTGTATGGCTCGGGCTACGCGCCCTACCGGCACGCCATCGCCATCCAGGCGCTGTTCACCAGCCGGGGTCAGCAGAACCACTACCTGCGCTATGACGGGCCGCGCCTCATTGGCCCCTTGCGGCTGGAGATGCGCCTGGAGTACCGGCGCGAGCTGCGCAGCCCCTTCTATGGCGCGGGCAACGTGTCCGCGCAGGACTTCTCCGGCAACGAGAACCAGGAGCGCTTCAACTACAGCAAGGGCTCGCCGGGCGCGTGGCTGCGGCTGCGCGGCAAGCCCTGGGGCGAGACGCACCCCTTCCAGTCCTACGTGGGCTACGGCTGGCGCTACACCCAGGTGTCCCCCTTCGACGCCTCCATCCTCCAGGACACCAAGCCCGTGGGCTACGAGGGCGGCGCCACCGGACAGCTCACCGTGGGCGCGCTCTGGGACACGCGCGACAACGAGTCGGATCCCGTGCGCGGCGGCGTGGAGGAGGTGAGCCTGCGCGTGTCGGGCAGCGCCACCGGCAGCCGCTACCAGTATGGCGGCCTCACCCTGAGCGAGCGGCGCTTCTGGCAGGTGGGCTCGCGCGTGGTGCTCGCCCAGCGGCTGACCTTGGACGCGCTGTTCGGCGAGGTGCCCTTCTTCGAGTGGGTGAACACCGGCGGCGTCACCTTCACCGAGGGCATTGGCGGCATGAGCAGCGTGCGCGGCATCGAGCGCAACCGCTTCGCGGGCAACGTCAAGGCCTTCTCCAACACGGAGGTGCGTGTGCGGGCGTTCGATTTCAACCTGTTCGGCGCGCCGGTGTACACGGGCGGCGTGGCGTTCGTGGACGTGGGCCGCGTGTGGCACCCGGGCACGGTGGATGGTCCGTGGTGGAAGTGGCACCCCGGCGTGGGCGCGGGCGTGCGGGTCGCCCGGCGCGCGGCCGTGGTGCGCTTTGACTGGGCCATGTCCCCCGAGACGCTGCGCCACCGCATCTACCTCAACTTCGGCCACATGTTCTAA